A portion of the Granulosicoccus antarcticus IMCC3135 genome contains these proteins:
- a CDS encoding acetyltransferase, whose amino-acid sequence MATIDVFNGDADGLCALHQLRLAEPCQSTLITGVKRDIDLVKQVKAQAGDAVTILDISLDKNRDALINVLNDGAIVRYADHHFPGDIPEHENLTVHINTDAETCTGLIVNELLNGAFLPWAVTAAFGDNLLSTAEQVAAPLTLTANELEQLKSLGTLLNYNGYGSTLDDLFFPPAELYQRLQPHQSPFTFINEDTAFTTLSEGFASDHTRAVSISPERSDANNAIFILPNEPFARRISGVYANELAQANPSRAHALLSELDDGSYLVSVRAPLNNRTGADELCRQFETGGGRKAAAGINRLPANELERFANAMQKQFAA is encoded by the coding sequence ATGGCAACTATCGATGTTTTCAACGGCGATGCAGATGGTTTATGCGCGCTGCACCAACTCCGGCTGGCCGAACCTTGCCAAAGCACTCTGATCACCGGTGTCAAACGCGATATCGATCTGGTCAAGCAGGTCAAGGCACAAGCGGGTGATGCGGTCACCATTCTGGATATTTCACTGGACAAGAATCGGGACGCCCTGATCAACGTCCTGAATGATGGTGCCATTGTCCGGTATGCCGATCACCATTTTCCAGGCGATATCCCGGAGCATGAGAATCTGACGGTACATATCAATACGGATGCAGAAACCTGCACCGGTCTGATCGTCAATGAATTGCTCAATGGCGCTTTTCTGCCCTGGGCCGTTACCGCCGCTTTCGGCGACAATCTGTTGAGCACCGCCGAACAGGTGGCAGCCCCACTGACATTGACGGCAAACGAGCTTGAGCAACTGAAATCGCTCGGTACGCTGCTCAACTACAATGGCTACGGCTCAACACTGGACGATTTGTTCTTTCCACCCGCTGAGCTGTATCAACGATTGCAACCACACCAAAGCCCGTTCACATTCATCAATGAAGATACGGCCTTCACGACACTGTCTGAAGGATTTGCCAGTGATCACACCCGCGCTGTGTCCATCAGTCCTGAGCGCAGCGATGCAAATAACGCCATTTTCATTTTGCCCAACGAGCCTTTTGCCCGTCGAATCAGCGGCGTCTATGCCAATGAGCTGGCTCAGGCCAACCCCAGCCGTGCTCATGCACTACTCAGTGAGCTGGACGATGGTAGCTACCTGGTCAGCGTCCGAGCACCACTGAACAACCGGACCGGTGCTGATGAACTATGCCGTCAGTTCGAAACGGGCGGTGGTCGCAAAGCGGCCGCTGGTATCAATCGACTGCCAGCCAATGAGCTGGAGCGATTTGCCAACGCCATGCAAAAACAGTTTGCTGCCTGA
- a CDS encoding quinone-dependent dihydroorotate dehydrogenase, with translation MENNAYSQSPRDLLFSLGRAILFEMDPEKAHDLALRMMSHAAVQPRLASRYATASSAVHCLGQTFDNRIGLAAGLDKNGDYIDALGAIGFGHIEIGTITPKPQPGNPKPRIFRLTQHGALINRFGFNNKGVDHLVAQVEKRRYTGRLGINIGKNAVTSLNDANNDYTYCLERVYPHADYITVNISSPNTVGLRDLQHGERLTRLLEELKQTQSRLATAHGKYVPVLVKIAPDMSDVELDGFCQAVLAHELDGVIAGNTTSDRAPVEHHLYAREAGGLSGAPIKPLANERLQAVAQRLAGKTALIGVGGVSCGNDAQEKLSLGADLVQLYSGLIYHGPALVRDCINRTN, from the coding sequence GTGGAAAATAACGCCTACTCTCAGTCCCCGCGCGACCTGCTATTCAGCCTGGGACGCGCCATCCTTTTTGAAATGGACCCCGAAAAGGCCCATGACCTGGCTCTGCGCATGATGAGCCATGCTGCTGTGCAGCCGCGTCTGGCCTCTCGCTATGCGACAGCCAGCTCAGCGGTTCACTGTCTGGGCCAGACATTCGACAACCGCATTGGCCTGGCCGCAGGCCTGGACAAGAATGGTGACTACATCGACGCACTCGGCGCTATCGGCTTCGGGCATATAGAAATCGGCACTATCACGCCCAAGCCGCAACCGGGTAACCCCAAACCACGCATCTTCAGACTGACCCAGCATGGGGCACTGATCAATCGCTTCGGCTTCAACAACAAGGGCGTCGATCATCTGGTAGCCCAGGTCGAAAAACGTCGCTACACCGGTCGACTCGGCATCAACATCGGCAAGAATGCCGTGACATCGCTCAATGATGCCAACAATGATTACACCTATTGTCTGGAACGCGTCTATCCGCATGCCGACTATATTACGGTGAACATTTCATCACCCAATACGGTTGGCCTGCGCGACCTCCAGCATGGAGAGCGCCTGACCCGCCTGCTGGAGGAATTGAAGCAGACGCAATCGCGACTGGCCACCGCGCATGGAAAATATGTTCCTGTGCTGGTGAAAATTGCCCCGGACATGAGTGATGTCGAGCTGGATGGGTTCTGTCAGGCCGTACTGGCACATGAGCTTGACGGCGTCATCGCCGGCAATACTACCAGTGACCGGGCACCGGTAGAACACCACCTCTACGCTCGCGAGGCCGGTGGCCTCAGTGGAGCACCGATCAAGCCACTGGCCAACGAGCGACTACAGGCGGTAGCACAGCGACTGGCCGGTAAAACTGCTCTGATTGGCGTCGGTGGCGTCAGCTGTGGCAATGATGCGCAGGAGAAATTGTCGCTGGGTGCTGACCTGGTGCAACTCTATTCCGGACTCATCTACCATGGACCCGCGTTGGTTCGTGACTGTATCAACCGAACTAACTGA
- the holA gene encoding DNA polymerase III subunit delta gives MKLYPDKLEAHLSKTLAPVYLLHGDEPLQLMEIGDRLRVRAKESGFDERQVIAIADDSDWSTFREAADSFSLFAEQRLIELRLPTGKPGRIGGEVLQKYCSNPPADILLLITSSKLDRNGTNSAWFKAIDKVGVSLAVWPVPAAQLGAWLTQRLAAKGLYADADALELIADRVEGNLLAARQEVERLALLYPAGELSSDQILAAVSDSSRYSIGDLSLAALHGESVRALRILAGLHDEAVSEVLVLWSLVNEIRAGARAAESIEAGASEDAALKSAGVWQSRTAPLKKALTRHTASSWLSMLSACTHIDRQIKGQASGSHWDSLAALTTELAGHGEIPLRKNSGIPV, from the coding sequence ATGAAGCTCTACCCCGACAAACTTGAAGCACATTTAAGCAAGACACTGGCACCTGTGTACCTGCTGCACGGCGATGAGCCGTTACAGCTTATGGAGATTGGCGACCGTTTACGGGTGCGGGCAAAAGAGTCCGGATTTGACGAACGCCAGGTCATCGCCATCGCTGATGATTCGGATTGGTCCACGTTTCGAGAGGCCGCTGACAGTTTCTCCTTGTTCGCCGAGCAGCGGCTGATTGAGCTGCGGCTGCCGACCGGCAAGCCCGGGCGTATCGGTGGCGAGGTATTGCAAAAGTACTGCAGCAATCCACCTGCAGATATTCTGTTACTGATCACCAGCAGCAAGCTGGATCGCAATGGCACCAATAGTGCCTGGTTCAAGGCGATCGACAAGGTCGGAGTCTCTTTGGCAGTGTGGCCTGTTCCTGCGGCCCAGCTGGGTGCATGGCTGACGCAGCGACTGGCAGCCAAAGGGTTATATGCGGATGCCGATGCACTGGAACTGATTGCGGACAGGGTTGAAGGTAATCTGCTGGCCGCACGACAGGAGGTTGAACGTCTGGCCCTGTTGTATCCCGCAGGTGAGCTGAGTAGTGATCAGATTCTGGCTGCGGTCAGTGACAGCTCCCGTTATTCCATTGGTGATCTGTCGCTTGCGGCATTGCACGGCGAAAGCGTGCGTGCGCTGCGTATACTGGCAGGGTTACATGATGAGGCTGTCAGCGAAGTGCTGGTACTGTGGTCGCTGGTCAACGAGATTCGAGCCGGAGCGCGCGCGGCTGAGTCAATCGAGGCAGGTGCCAGCGAAGATGCGGCCTTGAAGTCAGCGGGCGTCTGGCAGAGCCGGACGGCCCCACTGAAGAAAGCGCTGACGCGTCATACAGCCAGTTCCTGGTTGTCCATGTTGTCGGCATGTACACATATCGATCGACAGATCAAGGGCCAGGCTTCCGGGTCACACTGGGATTCACTGGCTGCATTAACGACAGAGCTCGCCGGTCATGGCGAGATTCCCCTGAGAAAAAACTCCGGTATTCCAGTATGA
- the asnS gene encoding asparagine--tRNA ligase, which produces MNKIDVVELLATSPTGQTVTVQGWVRSRRDSKAGLSFIALYDGTCFDTLQVIAGKTLDNYQSDVQRLSSGFAVQITGTLVASEGQGQSVEVQATQVTIVGEVDDPEQYPIAKKRHTFEYLRQVAHLRPRTNAFGAISRVRSTLASSIHRYFSERRFQWVNTPLITTSDCEGAGELFRVSTLDALNPPKNDAGKVDFDKDFFAREAYLTVSGQLNAESYALALSKVYTFGPTFRAENSNTSRHLAEFWMVEPEMAFADLDDNAALAEDFLTYLFKAVLEEREDDMAFFAQRIDKDALTRLQHVAESSFERMDYSEAIVLLEKSGKSFEYPVSWGLDLQSEHERWLAEEHVGRPIILQNYPKEIKAFYMRENDDGKTVAAMDVLAPGIGEIIGGSQREERLSVLDAKLAARGLTEELDWYRDLRRYGSAPHSGFGMGFERVLNYITGMENIRDAIPFPRVPRSAPF; this is translated from the coding sequence ATGAACAAGATAGATGTCGTAGAGCTTCTGGCCACCAGCCCGACCGGGCAAACCGTCACAGTGCAAGGCTGGGTTCGCAGCCGTCGCGACTCCAAGGCGGGCTTATCCTTCATTGCCCTGTATGACGGGACCTGCTTTGATACCTTGCAGGTCATAGCGGGCAAGACGCTGGACAACTATCAGAGTGATGTCCAGCGCCTGTCCTCCGGCTTTGCTGTACAGATCACAGGCACGCTGGTGGCATCAGAGGGGCAGGGGCAGTCGGTAGAGGTCCAGGCCACCCAGGTCACCATCGTGGGTGAGGTGGATGATCCGGAGCAATATCCGATAGCCAAGAAGCGTCATACGTTCGAGTATCTTCGTCAGGTGGCGCATCTGCGGCCCAGAACCAACGCTTTTGGTGCCATCAGCCGTGTGCGATCGACACTTGCCAGCTCTATCCATCGTTATTTCAGCGAACGCAGGTTTCAGTGGGTCAATACACCGTTGATTACCACCAGTGACTGTGAGGGGGCCGGTGAGCTGTTCCGCGTCAGCACGCTTGATGCCCTGAACCCGCCTAAAAATGATGCAGGCAAGGTGGATTTTGACAAGGATTTTTTTGCCAGAGAAGCCTATCTCACCGTGTCCGGGCAGCTCAATGCTGAAAGTTATGCGCTCGCCTTGAGCAAGGTCTACACCTTCGGGCCTACCTTTCGGGCAGAGAACTCGAACACCAGTCGACACCTGGCAGAGTTCTGGATGGTGGAGCCGGAAATGGCTTTCGCCGATCTGGATGACAATGCGGCATTGGCCGAAGACTTCCTGACCTACCTGTTCAAGGCGGTACTGGAAGAGCGTGAAGATGACATGGCATTCTTTGCCCAGCGGATCGACAAGGATGCATTGACACGTTTGCAGCATGTGGCCGAATCAAGCTTTGAGCGAATGGACTACAGTGAGGCGATAGTGCTGCTGGAGAAGAGTGGAAAATCTTTTGAATATCCGGTCAGTTGGGGGCTGGACTTGCAGTCCGAGCATGAACGCTGGCTTGCCGAAGAGCATGTCGGACGCCCCATCATCCTGCAGAACTATCCCAAGGAAATCAAGGCGTTCTATATGCGTGAAAACGATGATGGTAAAACGGTTGCCGCAATGGATGTGTTGGCACCGGGTATTGGCGAGATCATCGGCGGTAGTCAGCGTGAAGAACGATTGTCGGTACTGGATGCCAAGTTGGCAGCTCGTGGGCTAACCGAGGAGCTTGACTGGTATCGTGATTTGCGTCGCTATGGCAGCGCGCCTCATTCAGGTTTTGGCATGGGTTTCGAACGGGTGCTGAACTACATCACCGGAATGGAAAATATTCGTGACGCGATCCCGTTTCCACGAGTTCCGCGAAGTGCGCCATTCTGA
- a CDS encoding type II secretion system protein — protein MNKRPIRTIPILPGLRRVQGFTLVEVAIVLVIIGLIMGGVFKGQALIDSARVRSMHSELTGIQTAWLSFRERYRSIPGDFARADTQIDSAATPGNGDGRVTDSAERAGVWQQLALAGFISGHYDGSPASVGTLSDTVCLTSTCPRNPFNGYYKISHSALALDVETPAHELFTGSQVPVSILSQLDARLDDGNPQTGRFRVHRTFAAACTRNGQWDLASANVNCAAVLRD, from the coding sequence GTGAACAAGCGACCAATCCGGACTATTCCGATCTTGCCAGGACTTCGACGGGTGCAGGGTTTTACCCTGGTCGAAGTGGCCATCGTTCTGGTTATCATCGGTTTGATCATGGGAGGTGTCTTCAAGGGACAGGCCTTGATCGATAGCGCAAGAGTGCGTTCCATGCACTCTGAGCTGACCGGAATCCAGACGGCCTGGCTGTCATTCCGGGAACGCTACCGTTCAATCCCCGGTGATTTTGCCCGTGCGGATACCCAGATTGACAGTGCCGCAACGCCGGGTAATGGCGATGGCAGGGTCACAGACTCTGCTGAGCGGGCGGGTGTCTGGCAGCAGCTGGCGCTGGCCGGTTTCATAAGCGGTCACTATGATGGTTCGCCGGCATCGGTTGGCACACTCAGCGATACGGTCTGTCTTACTAGTACCTGTCCCAGGAATCCGTTCAACGGTTACTACAAGATCAGTCACAGCGCGTTGGCACTGGATGTCGAGACGCCGGCACACGAACTGTTTACAGGCAGCCAGGTTCCGGTAAGCATTCTGTCGCAGCTCGATGCCAGGCTTGACGATGGCAATCCACAAACCGGACGCTTTCGCGTGCATCGGACCTTTGCGGCAGCCTGCACACGTAATGGCCAATGGGATCTGGCATCGGCGAACGTAAATTGTGCGGCAGTGTTGCGCGATTAG
- a CDS encoding carboxylate-amine ligase yields MADTVTIGIEEEYLLVNPQSRELAKHQAAGFMDRCKALLGDRVMHEMLQSQIEIGTGVCSNMAQARSELVELRQGVASVARDFDLCIIAASTHPWSLWSEQEPVDMERYRIMGVEQASIARRMAICGMHVHAGIPDKDLRIDLMNQVSYFMPHLLALSGSSPFWEGIDTGLKSMRPTIAGHLPRSGLPEKFDNWNDWLEMIDDMTACGMINDPSRIWWDLRPSVRHPTLEIRICDVCTWVEDAVSVAAIYQSLLTFLTHLKSSNQRWRQYRRILILENKWRAQRYGVDAMLGDFGKREAVAFPELIDELVELLRPHAETLDCVKEVEHAREIARRGASSDQQLRVYNEMLAKGSSDREAQVAVVDWLIAESVPPVDTHRPVAQKERQAEIS; encoded by the coding sequence GTGGCAGACACTGTAACGATTGGTATTGAAGAAGAATATCTGCTGGTGAATCCGCAATCGCGTGAATTGGCGAAGCACCAGGCGGCAGGTTTCATGGATCGCTGCAAGGCTCTGCTGGGCGATCGGGTCATGCACGAGATGTTACAGAGCCAGATAGAAATAGGCACTGGCGTGTGTAGCAACATGGCGCAGGCACGTTCTGAACTGGTGGAATTACGTCAAGGTGTGGCCTCTGTTGCCCGCGACTTCGATCTTTGCATCATTGCCGCATCCACCCATCCCTGGTCGCTGTGGAGTGAGCAGGAACCGGTCGACATGGAACGCTATCGCATCATGGGTGTCGAGCAGGCCAGTATTGCCAGACGCATGGCCATTTGCGGCATGCACGTGCACGCGGGCATTCCCGATAAGGACCTGCGCATTGATCTGATGAATCAGGTCAGCTACTTCATGCCGCATTTACTGGCTTTGAGTGGGTCTTCGCCCTTTTGGGAAGGTATTGATACTGGTCTCAAATCCATGCGACCGACCATTGCCGGGCATTTACCGCGTTCAGGTTTGCCGGAAAAATTTGACAACTGGAACGACTGGCTCGAAATGATCGATGACATGACCGCCTGCGGCATGATCAACGACCCTTCACGCATCTGGTGGGATTTGCGCCCCAGCGTGCGTCATCCGACACTCGAGATACGCATCTGTGATGTGTGTACCTGGGTTGAGGACGCCGTATCGGTGGCTGCAATCTATCAATCACTCTTGACCTTTCTGACGCACCTCAAGTCCAGTAATCAGCGATGGCGTCAGTACCGACGCATTCTGATACTTGAAAACAAGTGGCGTGCCCAGCGCTATGGTGTGGATGCAATGCTGGGTGACTTCGGCAAACGCGAGGCTGTCGCTTTCCCTGAGTTGATCGATGAATTGGTAGAGCTGCTGCGACCCCATGCCGAAACCCTTGATTGCGTCAAAGAGGTGGAGCACGCTCGCGAGATCGCTCGGCGTGGTGCCAGTTCGGATCAGCAATTGCGCGTCTATAATGAGATGCTTGCCAAGGGCTCCTCGGACAGAGAGGCTCAGGTGGCAGTTGTCGACTGGCTGATTGCCGAATCCGTCCCGCCTGTCGATACTCACCGGCCTGTTGCACAAAAAGAGCGACAGGCTGAAATCAGTTAA
- a CDS encoding alpha/beta hydrolase: MSNSLLPDGEPHPAVSELLAQPLTPERLQQFTVTQTFPLAAPGCATFVWVGDASQVTLLRWIHGGVDRAAFEQVPNTPLWLLNLPVKDGGRFEYKLGVERDGNEEWLIDPLNQARAGDPFGENSVCRTYGYSQPEWSKPQGAEAGTIIPFPVESTVFEQTRNEQIYLPAQHDPDTAYRLLVIHDGADFITYADLATSLDNLIASGTIPPVIVALVQTHDRLSEYARGHRHARYLVYDLLPQLESSFRLSERSEDRVLLGASLGAVVSLATIFRYPGVFGGAVLQSGSFILDEKKLEGRQHPVFERVARLVRAVRRSPGKPELRAFVSTGELEGLASENEALAKLLQEIGVSVLFKSAWDGHHWHNWRDQLRDGLVWVLKH, encoded by the coding sequence GTGTCCAACTCCTTGTTGCCTGACGGCGAACCCCACCCGGCTGTGAGTGAGCTGCTGGCCCAGCCGCTCACACCGGAACGCCTGCAGCAGTTCACCGTCACGCAAACTTTTCCGTTGGCGGCCCCGGGCTGTGCAACGTTTGTCTGGGTGGGCGATGCCAGTCAGGTGACTCTGTTGCGCTGGATTCATGGCGGCGTCGATCGGGCAGCATTCGAACAGGTCCCGAATACACCATTGTGGTTACTGAACCTGCCGGTCAAGGATGGTGGAAGGTTTGAATACAAGCTGGGAGTCGAGCGCGATGGCAATGAGGAGTGGTTGATCGATCCGCTGAATCAGGCCCGCGCAGGTGACCCTTTTGGTGAGAACTCGGTCTGTCGTACCTACGGTTATTCACAGCCTGAATGGAGCAAGCCTCAAGGCGCAGAGGCCGGTACGATCATACCGTTTCCGGTTGAGAGTACGGTCTTCGAACAAACCCGTAACGAGCAGATTTATCTGCCGGCCCAGCATGATCCTGACACCGCCTATCGCTTGCTGGTCATACACGATGGTGCTGATTTCATTACCTATGCAGATCTTGCCACCTCACTGGACAATCTGATTGCCTCGGGTACCATCCCTCCTGTCATTGTGGCTCTGGTGCAGACACACGACAGGCTGTCCGAGTATGCACGTGGCCATCGCCATGCCCGATATCTGGTCTACGATCTGTTGCCACAACTTGAAAGTAGTTTCCGCTTATCCGAGCGCAGTGAGGATCGTGTGCTGCTCGGTGCCAGTCTCGGTGCAGTTGTTTCTCTGGCGACGATATTTCGTTATCCGGGTGTGTTCGGCGGGGCAGTCTTGCAGTCCGGCTCATTTATTCTTGATGAAAAGAAACTCGAGGGACGTCAACATCCGGTGTTCGAGCGAGTGGCACGTCTGGTCAGAGCGGTCAGACGTTCACCTGGCAAGCCAGAATTGCGAGCCTTTGTATCCACGGGCGAGCTGGAAGGACTGGCTTCTGAAAACGAGGCGCTTGCAAAACTCTTGCAAGAAATCGGCGTAAGTGTTTTATTTAAAAGTGCCTGGGATGGACATCACTGGCACAACTGGCGCGACCAGTTACGAGATGGATTGGTGTGGGTGCTAAAGCACTGA
- a CDS encoding ATP-grasp domain-containing protein, which translates to MTERTVKIGLSLGADICWPICYETLLNDLKLDIRHGGERLSFASERVTIEPFNLQQPVSYDVVVDRLTHWYSTSREWIKKGILLDDLYVYNNPWSLQSNEKHTSYAAMMRLGMPVPETWMMPPKAYEESEDLQETLRKYARMFSMEDIGNELGYPFFMKPYHGGGWKGVSKIDNLDEFNRAYDESGKEVMNLQSAVLPHDWFVRCVGLGPQMRKVNYDPSAALHDRYRADINFLDADDSSVLEDMTVTINSFFGWDFNSCEALRRDGIWHPIDFANACPDSQVTSLHYHFPWLIKANLRWSVFCAATGRSMRKNLDWDPYFAIADKDISQREKLSAYAKLSHERFETERFREFCQTHLSHLDELAYDFFASDVMKDAIHQKVSALFPSHEIEEFTELFWQRIQDWRAAEGSQGDPDGF; encoded by the coding sequence ATGACAGAACGTACTGTAAAAATCGGATTGTCACTGGGTGCCGATATTTGTTGGCCCATCTGTTATGAGACTCTGTTGAATGATCTGAAGCTGGATATTCGTCATGGTGGTGAGCGGCTGAGCTTCGCCTCGGAACGGGTGACCATCGAACCGTTCAATCTGCAGCAGCCGGTATCCTACGATGTGGTTGTCGATCGTCTGACACACTGGTATTCCACCAGCCGGGAATGGATCAAGAAGGGCATCCTGTTGGATGATCTCTACGTATACAACAATCCCTGGTCGCTTCAGTCAAACGAAAAACATACCTCATACGCAGCCATGATGCGTCTGGGCATGCCAGTACCAGAAACCTGGATGATGCCACCCAAGGCTTACGAAGAGTCAGAGGATCTGCAGGAAACCCTGAGAAAATACGCTCGCATGTTTTCAATGGAAGACATCGGCAACGAACTGGGCTATCCGTTTTTCATGAAGCCCTATCACGGCGGTGGCTGGAAGGGCGTCTCCAAGATAGACAATCTTGATGAGTTCAATCGCGCTTATGATGAAAGCGGTAAGGAGGTCATGAATCTGCAGTCCGCGGTTCTGCCACATGACTGGTTTGTTCGCTGTGTCGGCCTGGGGCCGCAGATGCGAAAAGTCAACTATGACCCATCGGCTGCACTACACGATCGCTATCGTGCGGATATCAATTTTCTGGACGCTGACGATTCTTCTGTACTGGAAGACATGACAGTGACCATCAACAGTTTTTTTGGCTGGGATTTCAACTCCTGTGAAGCCCTGCGTCGCGATGGTATCTGGCACCCGATAGATTTTGCCAATGCCTGCCCGGATAGTCAGGTGACATCCTTGCATTATCACTTTCCCTGGCTGATCAAGGCCAACCTGAGATGGTCTGTTTTTTGTGCAGCAACGGGTCGTTCGATGCGCAAGAATCTTGACTGGGATCCCTACTTTGCCATTGCCGATAAGGATATATCGCAACGAGAGAAGCTTTCCGCTTACGCCAAATTATCCCATGAACGATTCGAAACGGAGCGGTTCCGCGAGTTCTGTCAGACCCATCTGTCCCACCTGGATGAGTTGGCCTATGACTTTTTCGCCTCCGATGTCATGAAGGATGCCATTCACCAGAAAGTCTCAGCGCTGTTCCCGAGTCATGAAATAGAGGAGTTCACTGAGCTGTTCTGGCAGCGTATCCAGGATTGGCGTGCGGCGGAAGGCAGTCAGGGTGATCCCGATGGTTTCTAG
- a CDS encoding esterase family protein, translating to MKKVTRWYSSRLEEEITLARWGHWGQPVVLFPTAGGDAEEVERMHLIEAVQPLIDAGRIKVYSFDSVAGRALAEQAGSVEHRCWLLKQTGEYLVHEVVPAIAEDCGGNWQELITAGASIGAFNAVAMLCRYPAIFRAAIGMSGTYDLEKLMGFKGNADYYLSTPLQFLPNLEPGDMLETLRTRLVLLPFGQGLWESADESWQMANTLGACGIPNRADAWSHEHHHDWATWREMLPLYLDELVD from the coding sequence ATGAAAAAAGTCACTCGTTGGTATTCATCCCGTCTCGAAGAGGAAATAACGCTTGCTCGCTGGGGACACTGGGGGCAGCCGGTCGTGCTGTTTCCCACTGCTGGGGGGGATGCGGAAGAGGTGGAGCGCATGCATCTCATCGAAGCCGTTCAGCCGTTGATCGATGCGGGGCGCATCAAGGTGTACTCCTTCGATAGCGTGGCGGGGCGTGCTCTGGCAGAACAGGCAGGCTCGGTTGAGCACCGCTGCTGGCTACTCAAGCAGACAGGCGAGTATCTGGTGCATGAAGTGGTGCCGGCCATCGCCGAAGATTGTGGAGGAAACTGGCAGGAGCTGATCACCGCCGGTGCCTCTATTGGTGCCTTCAACGCGGTCGCCATGTTGTGCCGTTATCCCGCTATCTTTCGTGCAGCGATTGGCATGAGTGGCACCTACGACCTTGAAAAACTGATGGGATTCAAGGGCAATGCAGACTACTACCTGTCAACGCCACTGCAGTTTCTGCCCAACCTTGAGCCCGGGGATATGCTCGAGACCTTGCGCACGCGTCTGGTCTTGCTGCCGTTCGGTCAGGGGCTGTGGGAGAGTGCGGATGAGTCCTGGCAGATGGCCAATACTCTGGGTGCCTGTGGCATACCTAATCGTGCCGATGCGTGGAGCCATGAGCATCATCATGACTGGGCGACATGGCGTGAGATGTTGCCTCTCTATCTGGATGAGCTAGTGGATTGA
- a CDS encoding ATP-grasp domain-containing protein, whose product MNVIFIEPGFPANQRQFVRALAQMGAHVIGIGERPYEWMDEETRSWLGSYQQIESVTDEAALEWAVRQAQEVQWVDRLEAVVEAHVLPAAHVRERCGIPGTSARTAYLCRDKVAMKDVLREAGIAMAASAGLNSIREAIEFAGAVGYPIIIKPRDAAGAAGTYRANDEEELLHIAQLCGLADGAAVAVEEFVEGHEGFYDTLTVNGEVGHEFISHYYPNVLEAMRARWISPQIISTNRIDDPGYEEIKAMGRRVIEALGLQTSATHMEWFYGPKGLRFSEIGCRPPGVGQWESYCSGNEFDLYREWAIAVCHSRTDQQASRRYSCGIIALRPDRDGNIFSYEGVEDIFKQYGENIVEQYFPEPGTPTQSVEAGYMANAWLRVRHEDYDQLRHILNDIGERVQVRAG is encoded by the coding sequence ATGAACGTGATATTCATCGAACCTGGCTTTCCCGCTAATCAGCGACAGTTTGTGCGTGCACTGGCACAGATGGGTGCCCATGTCATTGGCATTGGCGAACGGCCCTATGAGTGGATGGACGAGGAGACGCGCTCCTGGTTGGGCTCTTATCAACAGATAGAATCCGTTACCGATGAAGCCGCTCTGGAGTGGGCGGTACGACAGGCGCAGGAAGTCCAGTGGGTGGACCGCCTGGAAGCGGTCGTCGAGGCGCATGTTCTGCCAGCAGCCCATGTGCGCGAACGTTGCGGTATTCCGGGCACCTCGGCGCGCACCGCCTATTTGTGTCGCGACAAAGTCGCCATGAAAGATGTGCTGCGTGAGGCGGGTATCGCCATGGCGGCATCCGCGGGTTTGAACAGCATCCGTGAAGCTATCGAATTTGCCGGTGCTGTTGGTTACCCGATCATCATCAAGCCCAGAGATGCGGCGGGTGCCGCAGGGACTTATCGAGCCAATGATGAAGAGGAATTGCTGCATATAGCGCAGCTGTGCGGACTGGCTGACGGCGCCGCTGTGGCTGTCGAGGAGTTTGTTGAAGGGCATGAAGGTTTCTATGACACGCTGACCGTGAACGGCGAGGTCGGCCACGAGTTCATCAGCCATTACTACCCCAACGTGCTGGAAGCCATGCGGGCACGCTGGATATCGCCACAGATCATTTCCACCAATCGGATTGATGATCCGGGTTACGAAGAGATCAAAGCCATGGGCAGGCGCGTCATTGAGGCCCTTGGACTGCAGACCTCTGCAACCCATATGGAGTGGTTCTACGGGCCGAAGGGCCTGCGCTTCTCGGAAATAGGTTGCCGTCCCCCCGGTGTGGGTCAATGGGAAAGCTATTGCTCGGGTAATGAATTTGATCTGTACCGGGAGTGGGCCATTGCGGTCTGTCACTCGCGTACCGACCAGCAGGCGTCACGACGCTACAGTTGCGGCATCATTGCACTACGACCCGATCGCGACGGCAACATCTTCAGCTATGAGGGGGTTGAAGATATCTTCAAACAATATGGCGAAAATATCGTCGAACAGTATTTTCCTGAGCCTGGCACGCCGACTCAAAGTGTTGAGGCCGGATATATGGCCAATGCCTGGTTACGGGTGCGGCATGAAGACTACGACCAGCTACGCCATATCCTCAATGATATTGGCGAGCGGGTCCAGGTTCGTGCTGGCTGA